In Pasteurella dagmatis, the sequence AAAACTCAATATAACCGCCTTGATATACATAACCTTTGATATCACCGTGTGTTTCATACACAAAATCAATATCGCGGAAAATCAGCAAGCCACCATCTTCAGTTGGGACTTTCGTCAATTGAGGGGATAGCTGGCGTAATTCATCCTCGTCATATTTTTTATGGATATCAAACCCAGCTTGAGCGAACACATCCACAAAATAACTTTCATTGAAAGCATATTGATAGCCCGAATCTTCGTCAGTGAGTGCAAACTTACGATCAAATAAACTGGCTTTTTCTTCTTCAGAAAGTTCCTCTTTGCCTTCTAAGTTTGAAGCGCTGTACCCATTGATAATATAAAGTTTTTTATATTTTTGGATATCCAATGGCATTTTCTTCGCGTTTGTTTCTGAGCCACTGTAAGCATAGAAAGTCAGCCTTACACGCTCATCTTGGTTGTCATCAGCATAAATGACTCTTTCATAATAAATTTTTGCCAAATGCTCGAGGTCTTTTCTACCGTATTTGGCAATCGCCTCTGGGTTATTGAGAATATAAGGATAAATAATATCGTTCAGCTGTGAAAATTTACTTGCCTGTTCAGTTGTGACTTTTTTGCCGAAATGCTTTTCATACATTTTTTTATCCAGTTTGTTCGTCTCATCTAACAAATCAAGATCTTGTAATAACTGTTCAAAGCGTGCTAACTGGCTTTTATCGACAAATGTTTTTGGTGAACCAACAATAAAGGCAAAGAAAATCACAACGGCGGTCATCAGTGTAAACCAACGGTATTGATGCAATTTTTTACTTAATGAACATAAGATAAAAATCGACAACAATGTAGCAATAATCACCAATAAAAAACGTGCTTCAGTTAGCCCATAAGTGCTAACTCTGGCGTAAATACCTACCC encodes:
- a CDS encoding DUF4153 domain-containing protein, with the translated sequence MWRHFLDKIRQLHQYYPLEMAVIWVSSIFSLWLDNHNFAILSIYTFLFPIYFSAAFLLKKFPYGSWIAVAYSIAVTLFFKFSATAIYDNSAYFGLLTIHFLLFLTYPLLKDNRAFVYLAMTRLVQLCFAVFIALVINFALLMIYSSVEYLFNIEVINHVAKQTTIFTQIFFAPILFLLFESRNTTDEKIQFRYEIELIINYVLSPLVMIYTLIVYIYLGKIVLTSSLPQGGLAYIIVFYLSLGLLCIALHAMLTQPKWQAFYRYFTYLAIAPLGLLWVGIYARVSTYGLTEARFLLVIIATLLSIFILCSLSKKLHQYRWFTLMTAVVIFFAFIVGSPKTFVDKSQLARFEQLLQDLDLLDETNKLDKKMYEKHFGKKVTTEQASKFSQLNDIIYPYILNNPEAIAKYGRKDLEHLAKIYYERVIYADDNQDERVRLTFYAYSGSETNAKKMPLDIQKYKKLYIINGYSASNLEGKEELSEEEKASLFDRKFALTDEDSGYQYAFNESYFVDVFAQAGFDIHKKYDEDELRQLSPQLTKVPTEDGGLLIFRDIDFVYETHGDIKGYVYQGGYIEFYLSPK